GTTTCGGGGTTGACCCGGCTCAGCGCCGCATCCATGTCGTGGCCGTCCACATTCGATACAAAGTGCATCGCCAGGCGCGGGTGGGCGTACTGGCGCAGCGCCAGGCACACCATCTTGGGGCCCAGGTCCGACCCGCCGATGCCGATGTTGACAATGTCGGTGATCGGCTTGCCCGTATGCCCGAGCCAGGTCCCGGCGCGCACGTCGTCGGTAAAGCTGCGCATCCGCTCCAGCACTGCGTGAATGTCGTCGCTGATGTTTTTGCCGTCCACGACCAGAGCTTCGCTGCGCGGCGCGCGCAAGGCGGTGTGCAAGACAGCCCGATTTTCGGTAAGGTTGATGCGTTCGCCCCGGAACATCGCGTCGCGCCGCGCTTCCACGCCACGCTCGCGCGCCAGTCCAATGAGCAGTTCAAGCGTGCGCGCGTCGATCCGGTTTTTTGAATAGTCTAGAAACAGTCCGGCGGCATCCACCGTCATGCCCGGGAAGCGGTTGGCGTCGGCGGCGAACAGATCGCGCAGTTGCCACTGGCGGGCAGCGGGGGCAAGCTGGTCAAGCGCCTGGTAGCTGGCGCTGGCGGTAAGGGGGCTGTTGAGCATGGCAGTGTTGAGCTGTTAAGAGATTGTCGAATGATACAGGAGATTTACGTAAATTCACTACAAAACGAATGTAGCTCAATCGCGGATCGCTATCCGAGCAGGAAGAGCTCAGCCAGAGCGATACGGGGTTCGGTGATCCTGTGAGCAGTTGAACGCCGTCATGATCGGTAAAAAAATCCGTGGACTGGCATTTTTGTAGTAAAATTTCACAAAACATATTCATAAGGAATGGCCATGGCCTTGCATCCCGTAGTTGAAGCGGTCACCACCCGGATCATCGAGCGCAGCCGACCGTCGCGCGCTGCCTACCTGGCGCACCTGGACGCGGCGCGTCTGCAGGGGCCGCAGCGCGGCGCGCTGTCGTGTACCAACCTGGCCCACGGTTTCGCGGCCTTTCCTGCCAATGACAAGCTGGTGCTGCGCCAGGTGAAGCAGCCTTCGGTGGCCATCGTGTCGTCGTATAACGACATGCTCTCGGCCCACCAGCCGTTCGAGTCCTTCCCGGCCATTATCAAGAATGCCGTGCGCGAGGTAGGCGCTGTGGCGCAATTTGCCGGCGGCGTGCCGGCCATGTGCGACGGCGTGACGCAGGGACAGCCGGGCATGGAACTGTCGCTGTTTTCACGCGACGCCATCGCCATGGGCACGGCCATCGCGCTGTCGCACAATATGTTCGACTCGGCCCTGTACCTGGGCGTGTGCGACAAGATCGTGCCGGGCCTGTTGATCGGCGCGCTGCACTTCGGCCATCTGCCGGCCGTGTTCGTGCCGGCGGGCCCGATGACGAGCGGGATCTCGAACAAGGAAAAGGCCCGCATCCGCCAGTTGTACGCGCAGGGAAAGGCCACGCGCGAAGAGCTGCTCGAGTGCGAGGCCGGGTCCTACCACGCCGCCGGGACCTGTACTTTCTACGGCACCGCCAACAGCAACCAAATGCTGATGGAGATCATGGGCCTGCACCTGCCCGGCGCCGCCTTCATCACGCCCGGCACGCCGCTGCGCGAGGCGCTCACCGCGGCCGCCGCCAGGCGCGCAGTCGAAATTTCGCAGCAGGGCGGCAGCTACACGCCGGTCGGCCATGTGGTGGACGAGAAGTGCATCGTCAACGCCGTGGTGGGCCTGCTGGCCACCGGCGGCTCCACCAACCATACGCTGCACCTGGTGGCCATCGCCAAGGCAGCCGGCATCATCATCGACTGGAATGATTTCGATGAATTGTCGGCCGTGGTACCCATGCTCACCCGGATCTACCCCAACGGCGACGCCGACGTGAATCACTTCCAGGCCGCCGGCGGCCCGGGCTTTGTCATCCGCGAACTGCTCGACGCCGGCCTGCTGCACGACGATGTGACGACGGTACTGGGCAAGGGCTTGCGCGCCCACTGCGCCGAGCCATTCCTCGATGGGGACCAGGCTTACTGGAAGCCGGTGCCCCAGCTGACCGGCGACGACTCGGTACTGCGGCCCGCCGCGGCGCCGTTCGCCCCGGACGGCGGCATGATCCTGGTTAAGGGTAACCTGGGCCGCGCGGTGATGAAGGTCTCTGCCGTCAAGGAGCAGCACCGCATTGTGGAAGCGCCGGCGCTGGTGTTCAATTCGCAGGAAGACTTCATGCACGACTACCAGGCCGGCAAGCTCGATCGCGACTTCGTGGCCGTGATCCGGTTCCAGGGCCCGCGCGCCAATGGCATGCCCGAGCTGCATGCGCTCACCCCTGCGCTGGCCAACCTGCAGGATGCAGGCCGCCATGTGGCACTGGTGACCGATGGACGGATGTCGGGCGCGTCGGGCAAGGTGCCGGCCGCCATTCACGTGTCGCCCGAAATCCTCGCCGGCGGTCCACTGGGCCTGGTGCGCGATGGCGACATCATTCGTCTCGATGCCACCACCGGCACGCTCGAGGCATTGGTGCCGCAGGCCGTGTGGGCGGCGCGCACCCCCGCCGCGGCCGACCTGACCCCGAATCACATCGGCATGGGCCGCGAGCTGTTTGCGATGTTCCGCTCGGCCATCAGCGAGGCGGAAAAGGGCGCCACGACCTTCCCGCTCCCGTCACCGATCCAGACCACTGTGCAGCTGCACGAAGGCACCGATGTGGGCGACATCGTGCCAGGCTCCGACGAAGACTTCCTCATCAAGAACCCAAAATGACCATGACCCTACTCGACATCATGCGCTCGGCGAGCGTTATCCCGGTAATTGCCATTGACGATCCGGAGCATGCCGTGCCGCTGGCGCAGGCACTGGTGGCAGGTGGTATTCGCGTGCTCGAAGTGACGCTGCGCACCGCGCACGGCCTCGGTGCCATCCGCGCCATGGCGCAGGTGCCGGGCGCCATTGTCGGCGTCGGTACGCTCACCCAGGCCGAGGAATTTACCGCCGCGCGCGACGCCGGTGCGGTGTTCGGCGTCTCGCCGGGCCTGACGCCGGCATTGATCGCGGCGGCGCGCAGCAGCGGCTTGCCGCTGCTGCCGGGCGTGATGACGCCGTCCGAAGTCATGGCCGCGCGCGAAGCCGGTTTCCGCCAGCTCAAGCTGTTCCCGGCAGTGCCGGCCGGCGGCGTGGGCATGCTCAATGCCATTGGCGGCCCGCTGCCCGACGTCACGTTCTGCCCCACGGGCGGCATTTCGATCGAGACTGCGCCGCAGTTTTTGGCTTGCAAGAACGTGGCCTGCGTGGGCGGTTCCTGGCTCACGCCAAAGGACGCGATCCAGGCCGGTAACTGGGCCCATATCACGGAACTGGCACGCGCGGCATCGGCCTTGCGCGCCTGAGTCTTAAGGCGTGGCACCACGGCCGCTGGATAGGATGGACCAGATGCCAGGGCCGCAGCCGGCCTTGCATGCTTCACCCTGGCCACTCGCTGCTGCGGCGGCGGGCGGCCGGGGCTGGTGCCAGTCCCACCTGACTCCCAGTAGCAGGATGGCGCCATGATCTTGCCTGTTCGCCGCCGGCGGGTTCCCGGCTGGCGCTTCCTGACCGAAGGCGAAGTCGCCATGGCGTCGCTGCTGTTCAAGGATGCCGTCGACTACAGGCGCGTGCGCATCCACCGCCGGCGCTACATGCCTTTCCAGCCCAGTAACTGCGCGATGACGCCGAACGGTGCCATGTACTTTCATGGGTCGTGCTTTCTCGATGATTTTGCCGTGGGCACGGAACATGCGCGCCACTGGTTCATGCACGAGATGGTGCATGTCTGGCAGCACCAGCTGGGCTATGCCGTGCGCGCCCGCGGGGCGATTCGCCTTGGCCTGCCCTATCACTACGACCTGGACCCCGGCAAGACGCTGGCCGACTACAACATGGAAGCGCAGGGTGACTTGCTGGCCGACTTTTTCGTGCTGCGTCATCTCGGTTCGGCAGCTTCCATGCGCCAGCGGCGCTATGCGGACAGCCTGGCGTTGTACCAGCAGGTACTTGGCCATTTTCTTGCCCACCCCGCCAGCAGGGACAATCTGCCGCGCGATTGTGGACGCCTCCTGACTTTCTTCAAGCGTTCGACGCGGCACGCCCCATAGTGCCGATGCTTCCCCACGGGCCGAAGTGATTGCTCCTGCCGCAACGGGTGCAAGAGGTGCACGAGGTGGTCATCGCGCCCTGCCGCCCGCCCCACCTACTTACGGCAGCAAGTTCCATCCGAGCGGGCGCGGCGTGATCGACTGCGCCCGCCGCAGGCCCTGGCCTGCTCAGCTTTTCAAGGTGGCCAGCTGCGCCTGGGCATCCGATTTTTGTTTGGGGTTCAGCCCCGGCGTGGCGGCCAGCGCCTTTTCAAAGGCGGCAACTGCCTTGGCTTTCTCGCCCAGTGCCTGCTGCGACTGGCCCAGCCGGTAGTGAATGTAGCCGCGCGCATGCTTGGCCAGCAGCGCTTCGAATGCCACCACCGCTTCGCGATGGCGCCCTTGTTCCTGGCGCACGCGCGCCGTCATGAAGGCCGCCTGCTCGCTCTCGGGATACAGGCGCGCCGTTGTCTGCACGATGCGTTCGGCGTCCGCCAGTTTTTTCTCGCTCATGAATTTGCCGGCGATCGAGACCAGCAAGCCTTCGTGGCGCTCGGCCAGCTCCTCGTCGCCGCCCGGACGCGCAGCATTGGCGGTGGCTTCAGCCTTTGCCAGGTTGCCGCCGTGGAGGTCGATCATGCCCTGCATGATGCGCGCGCCTTCAGGCGACAGCGCCGCGGTCTTTCCCGCCAGGTCCACGGCTTTGCTACTGCCGCCGCCCGCAATCGATGGCGCCATCAGGTAAAACTGGAGCAGCGAAAAACGGGCGTCGAGGTTGCGCGGGTCCAGTTCGACCGCTTTCTGGAAGGCGCCGCGGATGTCGCCAGCGTAGCCGATGGCCGACAGGATGCCGCCGGCCATGGCTTTCCAGCCGAGCATCTGGCCCAGCGCCAGATGGCACGGGGAGTGGGATGGATGGCGGCGTACGCACTGCTCCGCATAACCGATCGCTTCCGGGATGCGGGCCTGGTTGCCGCCGCCGGCAATGGCGGAACTGCGCGCTACCAGCGCGTCGGCGTTGGCCGGTTCCCTGGCCAGCCTGGCTGCGGCCGCGCGTTCGACGTCGGCATATTTGCGCGCTTTCATGAGCGCGCTGTATTCATTGGTGCCGGCGCTGGCGCTGGCGGTGGATAACAACAGGACGGTGGCGGCGAGCAGGGAAGGGTTCATGGGCCTTGAAAGTAGCGAGGACGATGCGCGGCCAGGGTGGCCGCGCTGCGGCCTTCAGGATACTGTACTAACGCGCTTGCGCGCCAGTAGCAGCAAGCCCACGCCCATCAGTGCCAGGCTGCCGGGTTCCGGCACTTGCACGGGAGGCGGCAGGCCGCCCGCGCCGGCGCGGGTGACATTGTCGAGGATAAGGAACTGGGCCGGTGTGGAAAACGACACCGAGGTAAAGGCGGTGTCCGATACCCAGCCTCGGAAACGCAGATTTCTGCGCGCTTCGGTGCGCACGACTGTGTCGATGCCGTCGATGGTGACAGTGACCGCAGCGCCGGGATTGAGGGTGCCGAAATCGGCCGCAAAGGCGTGGGTGGGCGCGAAGGACAGGGTCGCGACATTGCCCAGTAATAGCACGGCGCCGCTGTTCCACTGGTAGAGATCGGGCGCATATCCGGGGTCGACCATAAAGGCCAGCTCAGGATAGCGGATGCCGTTGAAGGTCGCTTCGCTCAGCGACAGGAAGCTATTTTCGGGAGCAATATAAGGCTCGACGATTTGCGACGTGGTGGCATCGTTAAATGCTGTTTTGCTGTCATAGACAACCAGGGCGGCATTGGCGCTGCACATGAACAGGGCGCCAATAGCTGCGCATAGGAAATTTCTTGTTTTCATGGAATGGCCTGCGTAAAGTGAGTACCGAGACTAAGCAATCTCCGTACCAGTCGACGCGATGGCCCTGTTTAAGCCGATTTGCCTTGTTGAGGCGCAATCGATGATAAAGAAATGTAAAGCTATTCGACAGTCACTCGGCATAACTCATGCACTCCGATAATGTTGTTGAGTCTCAATTCAAACAGATCCAGCAAGTGGGGATCTCCCACTCGCACCCGCAAATGCACAGCGTTGTTGCGCTCCTTGTTATGCACGCGCAGTGCGCCAAGGTGCAGGCCGCCCCGTCTGGCCGTGGCCAGCACGGCCTCCAGGATATCGAGTGTACAGTCCGGTTCTAGCAAAAAAGTCAGGTCAGCATTCATGAGGAAAGGATACGGCGGCCGCGCCGGAATAGGCTTTCAAAACCTGTGTCGATGCCCAGAAAATAGAGAAGGAGGTTCTGCCGTTGCGGTAAACTGAAGAAGGATCTTCTTTTTAGGGAAAAGGAATGGAAAAAACTGTCGATCTGGACGAAATAGATAGAAAGATATTGCGAGAGCTGCGGCGCGACGGGCGCCTGTCCAATGCCGGCCTGGCCGAAAAAGTGGGCTTGTCGGCCTCCCCATGCTGGAACCGCGTGCGGCGGTTGGAAGAGCAAGGCGTGATTGAGGGTTACACGGTG
This region of Massilia sp. PAMC28688 genomic DNA includes:
- the eda gene encoding bifunctional 4-hydroxy-2-oxoglutarate aldolase/2-dehydro-3-deoxy-phosphogluconate aldolase, whose protein sequence is MTMTLLDIMRSASVIPVIAIDDPEHAVPLAQALVAGGIRVLEVTLRTAHGLGAIRAMAQVPGAIVGVGTLTQAEEFTAARDAGAVFGVSPGLTPALIAAARSSGLPLLPGVMTPSEVMAAREAGFRQLKLFPAVPAGGVGMLNAIGGPLPDVTFCPTGGISIETAPQFLACKNVACVGGSWLTPKDAIQAGNWAHITELARAASALRA
- the edd gene encoding phosphogluconate dehydratase, with product MALHPVVEAVTTRIIERSRPSRAAYLAHLDAARLQGPQRGALSCTNLAHGFAAFPANDKLVLRQVKQPSVAIVSSYNDMLSAHQPFESFPAIIKNAVREVGAVAQFAGGVPAMCDGVTQGQPGMELSLFSRDAIAMGTAIALSHNMFDSALYLGVCDKIVPGLLIGALHFGHLPAVFVPAGPMTSGISNKEKARIRQLYAQGKATREELLECEAGSYHAAGTCTFYGTANSNQMLMEIMGLHLPGAAFITPGTPLREALTAAAARRAVEISQQGGSYTPVGHVVDEKCIVNAVVGLLATGGSTNHTLHLVAIAKAAGIIIDWNDFDELSAVVPMLTRIYPNGDADVNHFQAAGGPGFVIRELLDAGLLHDDVTTVLGKGLRAHCAEPFLDGDQAYWKPVPQLTGDDSVLRPAAAPFAPDGGMILVKGNLGRAVMKVSAVKEQHRIVEAPALVFNSQEDFMHDYQAGKLDRDFVAVIRFQGPRANGMPELHALTPALANLQDAGRHVALVTDGRMSGASGKVPAAIHVSPEILAGGPLGLVRDGDIIRLDATTGTLEALVPQAVWAARTPAAADLTPNHIGMGRELFAMFRSAISEAEKGATTFPLPSPIQTTVQLHEGTDVGDIVPGSDEDFLIKNPK
- a CDS encoding lipopolysaccharide assembly protein LapB: MNPSLLAATVLLLSTASASAGTNEYSALMKARKYADVERAAAARLAREPANADALVARSSAIAGGGNQARIPEAIGYAEQCVRRHPSHSPCHLALGQMLGWKAMAGGILSAIGYAGDIRGAFQKAVELDPRNLDARFSLLQFYLMAPSIAGGGSSKAVDLAGKTAALSPEGARIMQGMIDLHGGNLAKAEATANAARPGGDEELAERHEGLLVSIAGKFMSEKKLADAERIVQTTARLYPESEQAAFMTARVRQEQGRHREAVVAFEALLAKHARGYIHYRLGQSQQALGEKAKAVAAFEKALAATPGLNPKQKSDAQAQLATLKS
- a CDS encoding PEP-CTERM sorting domain-containing protein, which translates into the protein MKTRNFLCAAIGALFMCSANAALVVYDSKTAFNDATTSQIVEPYIAPENSFLSLSEATFNGIRYPELAFMVDPGYAPDLYQWNSGAVLLLGNVATLSFAPTHAFAADFGTLNPGAAVTVTIDGIDTVVRTEARRNLRFRGWVSDTAFTSVSFSTPAQFLILDNVTRAGAGGLPPPVQVPEPGSLALMGVGLLLLARKRVSTVS
- a CDS encoding Rhs element Vgr protein; amino-acid sequence: MILPVRRRRVPGWRFLTEGEVAMASLLFKDAVDYRRVRIHRRRYMPFQPSNCAMTPNGAMYFHGSCFLDDFAVGTEHARHWFMHEMVHVWQHQLGYAVRARGAIRLGLPYHYDLDPGKTLADYNMEAQGDLLADFFVLRHLGSAASMRQRRYADSLALYQQVLGHFLAHPASRDNLPRDCGRLLTFFKRSTRHAP